CCAGTAACATCATCTAAAATGGTAGTTCCGTCTGGATTTATAGCACCACTGGTTACACTTTCTTTGGTTTTAGTGATTTCATTATTGAATGTATCTGTAATTCCATTGAATGTGCTTGATGAATCACCCAAAAGACTATTCTTCGCTTTGTTGATTTCAGAGTTAATACCTCCTGTCAAATCATCCAAAGTTTTTTGATCAAAACCATTGGCCTCGGCTCCTTTTTGAATTTCGCTTTTGATATCATTGGTAGCATTTTTAAGTTGCGCCATTGCCTTCCCCATTGTTCTCGCCATTTCGGGAACCTTATCGGATCCAAAAAGCATTAACACAATAAACAAAATAAAAACTAATTCGCCTCCTCCTATTCCAAACATAATTTTTTGTATTTAAAAGGCAAATATATTAAAATTTAAAGCTTTGTCTTTTAAAATTGTCTTAAAAAAAAGTAACTAAGTTTCTAAGAAACTAAGATGTTAAGACTTTATAGAAAGTTAATAATTTTCTGAGTTGCTGAATTATTAAGAGTTTGCTAGAGATAAAAAAGATGCTAAATTTATAAGGCTTTATCTAGCGTTACAAACTTAGCATCTTAGTTTCTTAGAAACTCAGTAACTCTTCTGTTCTTTAATCAAACTTTGATTTCATTTCAACTTTAGGCCATGAATTATTGGTTATATCAATATCTGCAGTTTCAAGTTTAGGATCAATTTGAATTTGCTTTATTGTCTTTGAAGTAGCAAAAACTTTTTTTGCAGTTTCATTATTTTTCCTCCAAATCTGTGCTGGATATTTGTAATTATCTACCGTTCCGTCTTCATAAGTGATTTGAACAATAATTGGCATTGGCATTCCTCCAGGCTTATTAAATTCTACTTCGTAAAAATATTTTGGATTTTTTAAATTTGCTTTTTCCTCTGCAGTCACATTTTGATCTACATAATCCGAAAGCAATTTCACTTCTTCCAATTGTAATGATTTCTTTGAAGATGGATTCAATTCCGAATTATCTCCAGCAATTAAATATACAAATGGTCCTTTTTCTGAGCCAAAACGCCCTTTTTTCACTTTAGCATCTTTCAAAGCTACGGTTGGAGTTTCGGTAACATAGTATTGCTTTACATCATTAATTCCAATATCTACGAAATCTGTTGAATAAAACCAACCTCTAAAAAACCAATCCAAATCAACTGCCGAAGCATCTTCCATAGTTCTAAAAAAGTCCTCTGGAGTTGGGTGCTTGAATTTCCACCTGTTCGCATACATTTTGAACGCATAATCAAACAACTCACGTCCCATAATAGTTTCTCTTAATATATTAAGTCCTGTTGCTGGTTTTCCATAAGCATTGTTACCAAACTGAACAATGTTTTCAGAATTTGACATAATAGGCTCCAAAAACTTTTGATCGCCACTCATATAAGGAACTATATTTTTGGCTGGACCACGACGAGATGGAAAATTTGTTCCTAATTCTTGTTCAGCCATATATTCCATAAATGAATTCAATCCTTCGTCCATCCAAGTCCATTGACGCTCATCTGAATTAACAATCATAGGGAAAAAATTATGACCAACTTCGTGAACTACAACACCAATCATTCCATTTTTCACTTGCTCACTAGTCACTCCATTTTCATCAGGACGACCATAATTCCAACAAATCATAGGATATTCCATTCCTTGATCTTCTGCTGAAACTGATACCGCTTTTGGATAAGGGTAATCAAATGTATGAGATGAATAACTTTTTAAAGTATGTGCAACTGTTCGGGTTGATGTTTCTCCCCAAAGCGGATTAGCTTCTTTTGGATAAACCGATTCGGCCATAACCACTCTGCTACCCATTTGCACTGCCATAGCATCATAAATAAACTTTCTAGAAGTGGCTATACCAAAATCTCTAACATTTTTAGCACTGAATTTCCATGTTTTTTTCTTGTCAGAGAATCCTTTTTCAGCTGCTTCTGCTTCTGCTTGTGTTACAATAACCACAGGCTTATCAAATGATTTTTGAGCCAATTCGTATCTTTTTACTTGTTCAACTGTAAACACTTCGCTTCTATTCATTAATTCTCCTGTTGCATCAATAACATGATCTGCAGGAACCGTAATGTTCACATCAAAGTTACCGAATGGCAAAGCAAATTCTCCGCTACCCCAAAACTGCATATTCTGCCAGCCTTCTACATCATTATAAACTGCCATTCTTGGATAAAACTGTGCAATAACGTACAGTCTATTCCCATCTTTTTCGAACAATTCATAACCAGAACGTCCATTACTGGTTTCTTTTTGATAATTATTAAAATTATACCACCATTTTGTAGAAAACGTAAGTTTTTCACCTGGTTTCATTGGAGTAACCAAATTAATACGCATCATCGTTTGATTGATAGTATAGGACATTGGATTTCCTTTGGCATCTTTAACATATTCTATGTTAAAACCACGTTCTAAGTCTTGTTTTAAATATTCACTTGTAAACTTAGCAGGAGTTAAAACGCTTTCAATTTTCTCGTTTTCCACTAAGGGACTCTGAGAGTTTTTTGCCGCTTGGTTTTGATCCAATTGGACCCACAAATACTCCAAACTATCTGGAGAATTATTATAATAGGTAATAGTTTCAGATCCGCTTAATTTAGCATTCTTATCGTCAAGCTCAACATCAATCTTATAATCTGCCTGTTGCTGATAATAAGCTGGGCCTGGAGCACCAGATGCAGTACGAAACATATTGGGCGTTGCCAATAAATCATACATTTGACTAAATTTGTTAGTATCGTATTTACCTTGCTGTTTAACAGTTGGAATAACTACTTTTTCTTGTGCCAATAAAACAGTTGGAAGAATAAATAAAAGTGAAAATTTTCTCATGAACTAAAGCTAGAGTTGTTTTTAAACGGTGAAAATAACAATTTTTAGCAAAATTGTTACTAATCATCAATATTTTAACACTTGCTTAGTAGATGATTCTGTAAAAAGAAAACTTTTTTTTACATTAAATGCCGTTACATGTACGATGTTCTGTTGTTCTTCAAAACATTCAATTAATACAGAATTATAAATCTCAAGTGTATTTACTTTCGAAATATCTTTACTACTTAGGTAGCAAACCAATACATCGCCGTCCATTTCTTTACTTAGTAAATTCAATGCCTTTGATTGCCCATTAACTTTTAAAGAAAAATTCTCAGCTAGATATTTTTTTAGTAATTCTAACGATTCAACAGTTTCTTTATTGGTTCCAAAAAAAAACTTTTTATTGTATTTCTTTTCTAATGCTTTATCAAGATCATCTACAAAAATGCGAGAGGTAACCTGAAGCATTTTCTTTTCAGGCACATAATTGATTTGGTAAATTGCCATGTAAAATTTATGCATACCAAAACTGCTCATCGAAAAGACAAATACCAATAAAAAAACCGTAACTATTCTTCTTTTCATTTTTCTACCGAAGCAATATGTTTGAATGCATCGTATTTATTAATTAAAAAATCCATAATCTCAAATTGTTGACTAGGGTCAAGAAAATCTCTGGATTTGGGGTCATTTTCACAATACAATAAAAACAGTCCGATTTGATCGTCTTTGATTTTCAATTTATCAGTAAAAAAAGAATAACTAACACTGTGTATAGCAACATTTGTAAAACTTACATCTGTAACAAAATCTGATTTCTCTGGGTTATTTTTGAATAAGTGTTTAAATATCTTATTATAGACACGAATTACATCCATAGAATTTGGATTCCCTGTCCCAGAAGGTATCATAAGTGGATTATCCGGAGTGGATTGCTTATCATCAAAATATTGTGTGTCTACAATTTTTTGAGTATTACCAAATTCAGGATGAGGAACATGTTTAGCATAAACAACAACTGTAAGCAATTCATTAGCTACAGCATGCAATTTTATTTTATAAAAAGAAGAATTGACATCTGCTGCCGAAAGCACAATTTTTTCACTTTTAAATCCCAAACTGGTTACAAGTAGAGTATCATTAGCTTTTGCCAAAATACTAAACGCTCCTTTGCTATCGATTAAATCACCAGTTTTTGCATTTATATTAAAAACCAAGCCATTTTCTATCGCAGTAGAATCATTTACTACTCTTCCATGTAATGTTTTTCGAGTTAGCATTTGGCCAAAACAAAACTGACAACTTAAAAACAAAATCAATATTTTCAATATACTTTTCATTAACAACTACTTAAGAGATTATAAATTATAGGAATTTCAATAATTAAAACTACGTTTTATTACTTATTAAAATTACAACTTTATTTAAAACTTAAGTTTAAGTAAATCAATTATTTTTTAAAGAGAACATCAAATAAAAGTAAGCTTTTGACACGGAAAAACACTACTTACTGACTTTTAACCTTTTAAATAACCAAAAGAATAATTTTATTCAAAAAAAACAATATCAATTGTATACAAAAAATCACTAGTTACCCACTCTGTTTTGATTATAAATAGTAGCTAGGTCAGTCATCAAAAACAAACTCATTGATTTATTTTTACCATTCAATGATTTTGCAAATTCAGAATTTTCTACACAATAATATTGAAATCCTTTGATGAGTTCCACTGGAATCTTTAGCGTTTTTGTATAATATTTATTAGGAAACAAATACTCCAGCTTTTTCATCAACATCTCTTTCTTTTCCGTTTCGACATTCATTTTAAGAAAATGTCTTTCTCCTGATAGCGCACTATACAAACCCATAATTCCACCAGAATTAGAATATAATTTTCTCTCTTGCGGAGTAAACTTTTTTTGTTGCCGTGAAATTATTCCCAAATTTTCGGCAGTTATATTAGCATCTTTATTTATAATCACCTCATCCAATTCAACACTATTAAAAATCATATTTACTTCCATAGTTCCAGAATGATACTCATTCCTATAAACATACCTTTTCAAGTATTTATAATCAATTCCCGAAAAATTTAGAACATCACCTTCTTTAGCCCGAATAGAAAAACAGCCCTCTTTATCAGTAACAGCCATCATTTTATTCATACAATTAATCACACTAATCCCTTCCAGCTTTGTTGAATCCAAAACAACACTCCCTATGATATTTTTTTCAACATTATTTTGGGCTATCAATAATTGACATTGCCCTAAGAAGACAAACAAAACAATTAAATTATTTTTCATTTACCTATTGTATTAATTTTCGTGACACATATTTTTATTTCACTAATTCTCACCATCCTTTTGATTTTTATTAAACTCCGAAGCCAATCCTACTATCAAAAACATACTCATCGTTTTGTTTTTATCGTTTAAAGACCTAACAAAATCAGGATCATCAATACAATAATACTGGAATCCCTTAATTAACTCTTCAGGGATTTTCAAGGTTTGTATATAATATTTATCTTCAAATAAATTCTCCAACTTTACCATCAAAAATTCCTTTTTCTCAATAGAAAGCTCTTTTTTTAGCATTTTGGTTCTCCCATTTATAGCATTCAAAATAGGATCCACAGCCAAAAAACCACCCAAAAGACCTAATAGATGTATGGGTTTAAAATCACCCGCAGTTTGCAATCTTCTTTCTGCTGTAGTCAACTTGACTTGATCTTTTGGAATTATACCTAAATTCTCAGCACTTATATTTGAATTTTTATTCACAACTACTTCATTCAATTCAATGCTTTTTGGAGTCAGATCAACAGCAACTATTCCAATAGCAAATTCTCCTTTACTTATAAATTTCCTCAAAGGCTCATAATTAACAGCCGAAAAACTAAGAATCTCTCCCTCTTTGGCCTGAATCGTAAAATGTCCATACGAATCCGAAACCACCATAATTTTACTAGAAGTATTCGTGATATTGATACCCTCTAATGGAGAAATACTATTTGTAGTTACCTGCCCATTCACCAATTTCTCAACACTCACTTGAGCAATGACAAACTGAACTATAAAAAAATGAATAAATAAAAAAGTAAAATTATTCCTCACGAGCAATCTGTTAATGGTTATCTTTTAAAAAATCTTCATTGCAACTTCATTTTTAAAACGTAAAAGTATCTCAAACCTCTCCAAATTAATTACTAAGACATTTGTAAAAGTTTGTTAATTAAAACACTGCCCCTAATAAATTAAAAACCAATCATTTTATATCTTTACGTAGAACTTTTGACATAAAATAAATGAAAAATTGCATTATTGCCAGCACTTCAACTTTGTATGATGGAGACTATTTGGAGTATTTATTACCTGAACTACAATTGCATTTTAAAGGTTGCAAAACCATATTATTTATACCATTTGCCAGACCAGGAGGGATCACTCATGACGATTATACCTCTAAGGCTGCAACGGCTTTTGCTAAAATAAATATTGTTTTAAAGGGCATTCATACTTATGAGAACCAAAAAGAAGCCATCCAAAAAGCTGAAGGTTTTTTTACAGGAGGAGGCAATACTTTCCTATTAGTTTCCCAACTTTATAAAAATGATCTGATGAATGTACTCGCAGATACTGTAAAATCTGGCACCCCCTATTTAGGAACCAGTGCAGGCAGTAACATTTGCGGATTAACAATGCAAACCACCAATGACATGCCTATTGTCTATCCCCCGAATTTTCAAACCTTAGGATTATTACCTTTCAATTTGAACCCACATTATTTGGACGCCGATAATCAATCCAAGCACATGGGAGAAACTAGAGAAACAAGAATAAAAGAATTTCATGCTTTCAATTCATTACCTGTATTAGGTCTTCGAGAAGGAAGCTGGCTAGAGGTAAAAGGGCAAAAAATTACACTAAAAGGAAATTTACAAGCACGTCTTTTTAAACAAAATCAATTACCCGAAGAATTAGAAAGTGGCAGTGACTTAAGCACCTTAAAATAAGAAAGAAAACAAATACAAAATTTTAAACCAACAAAATAAGTTATGAATTATTTCATTATAAACAATTATATAACAGAATATTAAACATTTCTTCATAAACGACCACAAATACAATTAATAGTCATTTTTATGATTGACTTTAAAGTTTATTACTTAAATTAGTAAGCATTTTCTTTTATAGGACTTGAATTTTATTTAAATATGTAAGCACATTTCATCTTCATATGAAAATAAATTTAGAGGCTAATAAATTTAAAAACTTTAGTAAACATTTAAAAACTTTCAAAATGAAGACGATTAAACATTTATTGCTAAAAAAAACCTCTTTAATGGTTTTAGCATGCTTTTTGGTCAATGTTACGCAAAAAGCAAACGCACAAGCCGATCCTAGAGAGGTTAGAAAAGAAAATTTTCATGGAGTTATTCAACTAGATGTTAGAGATTCCAAAGCTGATTGGGCTCCTTACACACCTAAAAAAGCACCCGAAGGAGCACCTAATGTTCTTTTTGTTTTATATGACGACACTGGACAAGCAGCATGGTCTCCTTATGGAGGTGGAATTAATATGCCTACATTACAAAAATTGGCAGATAATGGTTTAACATATACACAATGGCATACTACAGCATTGTGTTCACCAACCAGATCAACATTATTAACAGGGAGAAATCATCACTTAACAGGTAATGCCGCTATTACAGAAACAGCAAATGGATTTCCTGGAGCTCACGGGCGTATTCCAGAGCAATGCGAAACTATTGGTCAAGTGTTGCAAGAAAATGGCTGGAGTACTTTTTGGATAGGAAAAGATCACAACGTGCCAGAGCAAGATGTCGCCTCTGGAGCGAGCCGTAAACAATGGCCAACTCAGTTGGGTTTTGATCGTTATTATGGGTTTCTTGGAGGAGAAACTAACCAATGGTATCCTGATTTAGTAGAAGACAATCACTTTATTGAACCTCCTTACAGCCCAGAAGAAGGCTATCACTTATCTAAAGATTTAGCAGATAAATCGATAGAATATATTAGAGACCAAAAAGCAACAAATCCATCAAAGCCATGGTTTTTATGGTATTGTCCTGGAGCTAATCATGCACCACATCACGCGCCACAAGAGTATATAGACAAATACAAAGGCAAATTTGATGATGGATATGATGCTTATCGCAAATGGGTTTTACCTAGAATGATTGCAAAAGGTGTTTTGCCAAAAGATACTAAATTGACAGAATTTAATTTCTTACCTAAAGAAATTGCAAATGAAGGAGATTTTGTTCGTCCTTGGGACAAACTTAAACCGGAAGAGAAAAAATTATTTTCTAAACTTGCTGAGGTATATGCAGGTTTCTCAGAGTATACAGATGCTCAAGTAGGTAGAGTAATTGATTATTTAGAACAAACTGGTCAGTTAGAAAATACTGTTATAATTTATGCGGCTGATAATGGTGCTTCTGGTGAAGGTTCTCCAAACGGATCTGTAAACGAGAATAAATTCTTTAACGGATATCCTGATGAATTGGCTGAGAATTTAAAACTAATAGACAAATTAGGAGGTCCTGATACATACGAGCATTATCCAACAGGATGGGCTGCTGCATTTTCAACTCCATATAAAATGTTTAAAAGATATAGTGAGTATGCAGGCGGTACTTGTGATCCATTGGTGATTTCATGGCCAAAAGGAATTAAAGCTAAAGGCGAAATGCGTAATCAATACCATCACTCAACAGATATTGTTCCTACTATCTTAGAAATTTGTGGTCTTGAAATGCCAAAAGTACATAATGGCGTTGGACAATATCCACTTTCTGGAGTATCTATGAAATATAGTTTTGATGCTAAACCAGACGCTCCAACAGAAAAACACATTCAATATTATGCGATGTTAGGTTCTCGTGCGATATGGAAAGATGGATGGAAAGCTGTTGCAGTTCATGCTCCATTAACAGGTAAAGGACATTTTGACAAAGACCAATGGGAATTGTACAACACAAATGTTGACCGTTCTGAATCAACTAATTTAGCAGCAAAAAACCCTGATAAATTAAAAGAGTTAATCGCAGCATGGATGGATGAAGCGGATAAAAACTTAGTATTACCATTAGATGATAGAACAGCTATTGAAATAATAGGTTTAGAAAGACCTTCTGAAGAAGCTCCTCGTGAGAAATATATTTATTATCCTGGAACTTCAGCAGTACCAGAAGGTGTAGCTGTAAATGTAAGAGGACGTTCATTCAAAATTATTGGTGATGTTGAAATTAAAGATGCGAATGCATCTGGAGTAATTTTTGCTCACGGTTCTCGTTTTGGTGGACATGCATTATTCATAAAAGACAAAAAACTGAATTACGTTTATAATTTCTTAGGAATCCAACCAGAACAAAGATTTGTTTCTTCAACTGAATTAAAACCTGGTAAATACACTCTTGGTATGGAATTTATCAGAGAAAAAACAGGGGAACTTGGCGAACAAATTGGTAAAATGAAATTATACATCAATGATCAAGTTGTTGCAGAAGGGCCAATGAAAACGCAACCAGGTAAATTTACACTTTCTGGAGACGGACTTTGTGTAGGTTTTGATAGTGGTGATGCTGTGAGTAAAGAATACAAAACTCCAGGTACTTTTAAAGGAGGAACTATTCAAGGTGTTGGTGTTTCTATAGGTAAAGAGAATTTTACAGATTTACAAAAAGAAGCAAAAAGCAAGATGAGAGATTAATTCTTTTTAAAATAGCATTTACGAAAAGAGGTAGTATTGTTATACTACCTCTTTTTTTTATTTTGAATGAGTAGGCTTATTTTAAATTTAGAGCAAAAAAAAACCTCAAATAAAATTTGAGGTTTTGGAGCGAAAGACGAGGCTCGAACTCGCGACAACCAGCTTGGAAGGCTGGAGCTCTACCAACTGAGCTACTTTCGCATTAATCATTAAATTTACCTTTAAATCAAAAAAAAAAAATTGATTTTAGAGCGAAAGACGAGGCTCGAACTCGCGACAACCAGCTTGGAAGGCTGGAGCTCTACCAACTGAGCTACTTTCGCATTACTGAGGTGCAAAGATAAATAATAAAAACAGTTATTTGCAAATTTTTTTTAAAAAATAAATTGACATTTTTTAATAATATCTACAACCATTTTAAAACTAAAAAGTTATACTTTTATTTTTCTTTATACTCGTGTAAAATATTAAATAAATATACGCCTTAGACTACTATTCAGAACAAAAAAAGCACCATCATAAATAGGAAAACTGATTAAAAACAGGGATTTCAAAGTAATAATTTGCTTAACACACAATATTTAGTATCATGCAAAAACATCAAATTAGTAGGAATTACTTCAATATTTAAAAATATTAATAGCATCTTTGCAATAGATAATCAATTCAACGATAAACAAATATTACTTTAAAGATTTAAAAAATGAAACCAAAAGAAATGAATAAACTTTACTTATTTATTGTCTTACTCACACTTCTAAGTTGCAAAAAACAACCGATAATAAACTTCGATACCTTCAAAATTTCCAACTCAGACACTAAAGAAGGTGAGATTATTGATATTGATACTGAATTATTAAGTCCTTATAAAAGCAAATCACTCGTCGATTTTTACAATTCCAGAAACAACCAAACCGTATGGCAATCTGAAAAAAATAGAAAAACAATCCTTGAAACAATTAAAAATTGTGAAACCGAAGGGCTAAATCCGTCAGATTACAATATTTCCAAACTGCAGGAATTAGAGAAAAAATTTATAGATTTGGATGAATCCGAGCGAGTAAACTATGATTTATTACTTACGTATAACTTTCAAAAATACCTTACTCACCTTCGCAACGGAAAACTCAACCCAAGAGAACTGTACACCAATTGGGATTTAAACATTAAACCCTTAGACACTAAATCCATCCTAAATAGTGCCTTAGAAAAAGACTCTTTAGTAAGCGAAATAGAAAAATGTCAACCAAAAGCATTGACATACCAAAAATTAATCAAAGCACTACAACTCATTAATGAATTTCCAGAAGACAAAACAGAACCTATTGTTTCTGATGAAAAAATAGAACCAGGTGTCTCCAATGCTGCTATAATTATCTTAAAGAAAAAACTACTATATTGGAAAGATTTAGAAAGCAATGACAGTATAACTTACCTTTACGACAAAGAAACAGTCAAAGCAGTCAAAAAATTCCAAATTCGTCATGGATTAATTTCTGATGGAATTATAGGGAAGACAACTCTAATAGCATTAAATTTCACCAAAGAAGATAGAAAACATCAAATTATTGCTAATCTGGAGCGCTGGAGATGGTTTACAAAATCATTTGACAAAAATTACATCCTAATTAACATTCCTAATTACAGCCTAAACGTAGTGGAAGATCAGAATGTAGTTATGAGTAAGCGTATTGTCATAGGGAAAATCAAGAGAAAAACACCTGTTCTAACTTCAGTATTACAAACTGTTGTATTCAATCCCACATGGACTGTACCCCCAACTATTTTAAAGGAAGATATTATTCCCGAACTAACCAAAGACCGAAATTCTTTAAACAATAAAGGCATTGCCATTTATGATTATAAAAACAATAAAGTTGATCCTCATAAATGGAATGAAAAAAGACCCAACGGCTATCGTTATGTACAACAACCTGGCTATTACAACTCATTAGGGGTTGTTAAAATAAACTTCCCTAATCATCATAGTGTATACCTACACGACACAAATCATCGTAATTTATTTGAACGAAATAATCGATCTTTAAGCTCGGGGTGTGTACGAATTCAAGAACCATTAGAATTAGTTCAACTACTTTTAGACAACCCTAAACAGTATTCAAAGGAAAAAATAGACTCGATTGTTGCAACGAAAGAGACTCTTTTTATAGGCATAAAAAAACGCTATGCAATATACCTTTGGTATTGGACAGCGTGGAGTGAAGATAACGAATTAATTTTCAGAAACGACATTTATAATTTGGATGCCGATCTATATACTCAATTACGAAACTAACTTATTTTGTTTTGAATTATTAATTGAAGGATGATAAATATACAAACAAGACTGTCCTTTAATCATTGTAATAATCTCCGAAACACATGCAACTGGAACAGCTGGACATCCTTGGCTTCTTCCAAGTCTTTTGTGGTCTTTTATAAAAGATTCCGAAACATAATCAGCACCATGTAAAACAACAGCTCTATTACGGGCGTTATCATTTAAACCTTTTTCCAAACCATCTAACTTTAGAGAAATCCCGTGTTTACCATTATAAACTTCTCCAGTTACATAGAAGCCTAAACTACTTTTGAAAGATTCTGGTGTATTTGAAAAATTATTAGCGAACTCCTCTCCTGTATTTCTTCCATGAGCGACTAAGGTCTGAAACAAAACTATATTACTTGATAAATCAATAATCCAAAGACGTTTTGCATTAGATGATAAGCTAAAATCAACA
The Flavobacterium sp. 5 DNA segment above includes these coding regions:
- a CDS encoding twin-arginine translocase TatA/TatE family subunit, which translates into the protein MFGIGGGELVFILFIVLMLFGSDKVPEMARTMGKAMAQLKNATNDIKSEIQKGAEANGFDQKTLDDLTGGINSEINKAKNSLLGDSSSTFNGITDTFNNEITKTKESVTSGAINPDGTTILDDVTGPIKRQI
- a CDS encoding M1 family metallopeptidase; protein product: MRKFSLLFILPTVLLAQEKVVIPTVKQQGKYDTNKFSQMYDLLATPNMFRTASGAPGPAYYQQQADYKIDVELDDKNAKLSGSETITYYNNSPDSLEYLWVQLDQNQAAKNSQSPLVENEKIESVLTPAKFTSEYLKQDLERGFNIEYVKDAKGNPMSYTINQTMMRINLVTPMKPGEKLTFSTKWWYNFNNYQKETSNGRSGYELFEKDGNRLYVIAQFYPRMAVYNDVEGWQNMQFWGSGEFALPFGNFDVNITVPADHVIDATGELMNRSEVFTVEQVKRYELAQKSFDKPVVIVTQAEAEAAEKGFSDKKKTWKFSAKNVRDFGIATSRKFIYDAMAVQMGSRVVMAESVYPKEANPLWGETSTRTVAHTLKSYSSHTFDYPYPKAVSVSAEDQGMEYPMICWNYGRPDENGVTSEQVKNGMIGVVVHEVGHNFFPMIVNSDERQWTWMDEGLNSFMEYMAEQELGTNFPSRRGPAKNIVPYMSGDQKFLEPIMSNSENIVQFGNNAYGKPATGLNILRETIMGRELFDYAFKMYANRWKFKHPTPEDFFRTMEDASAVDLDWFFRGWFYSTDFVDIGINDVKQYYVTETPTVALKDAKVKKGRFGSEKGPFVYLIAGDNSELNPSSKKSLQLEEVKLLSDYVDQNVTAEEKANLKNPKYFYEVEFNKPGGMPMPIIVQITYEDGTVDNYKYPAQIWRKNNETAKKVFATSKTIKQIQIDPKLETADIDITNNSWPKVEMKSKFD
- a CDS encoding DUF6702 family protein, with the protein product MKRRIVTVFLLVFVFSMSSFGMHKFYMAIYQINYVPEKKMLQVTSRIFVDDLDKALEKKYNKKFFFGTNKETVESLELLKKYLAENFSLKVNGQSKALNLLSKEMDGDVLVCYLSSKDISKVNTLEIYNSVLIECFEEQQNIVHVTAFNVKKSFLFTESSTKQVLKY
- a CDS encoding carboxypeptidase-like regulatory domain-containing protein, coding for MRNNFTFLFIHFFIVQFVIAQVSVEKLVNGQVTTNSISPLEGINITNTSSKIMVVSDSYGHFTIQAKEGEILSFSAVNYEPLRKFISKGEFAIGIVAVDLTPKSIELNEVVVNKNSNISAENLGIIPKDQVKLTTAERRLQTAGDFKPIHLLGLLGGFLAVDPILNAINGRTKMLKKELSIEKKEFLMVKLENLFEDKYYIQTLKIPEELIKGFQYYCIDDPDFVRSLNDKNKTMSMFLIVGLASEFNKNQKDGEN
- the pepE gene encoding dipeptidase PepE, yielding MKNCIIASTSTLYDGDYLEYLLPELQLHFKGCKTILFIPFARPGGITHDDYTSKAATAFAKINIVLKGIHTYENQKEAIQKAEGFFTGGGNTFLLVSQLYKNDLMNVLADTVKSGTPYLGTSAGSNICGLTMQTTNDMPIVYPPNFQTLGLLPFNLNPHYLDADNQSKHMGETRETRIKEFHAFNSLPVLGLREGSWLEVKGQKITLKGNLQARLFKQNQLPEELESGSDLSTLK
- a CDS encoding arylsulfatase, with the translated sequence MKTIKHLLLKKTSLMVLACFLVNVTQKANAQADPREVRKENFHGVIQLDVRDSKADWAPYTPKKAPEGAPNVLFVLYDDTGQAAWSPYGGGINMPTLQKLADNGLTYTQWHTTALCSPTRSTLLTGRNHHLTGNAAITETANGFPGAHGRIPEQCETIGQVLQENGWSTFWIGKDHNVPEQDVASGASRKQWPTQLGFDRYYGFLGGETNQWYPDLVEDNHFIEPPYSPEEGYHLSKDLADKSIEYIRDQKATNPSKPWFLWYCPGANHAPHHAPQEYIDKYKGKFDDGYDAYRKWVLPRMIAKGVLPKDTKLTEFNFLPKEIANEGDFVRPWDKLKPEEKKLFSKLAEVYAGFSEYTDAQVGRVIDYLEQTGQLENTVIIYAADNGASGEGSPNGSVNENKFFNGYPDELAENLKLIDKLGGPDTYEHYPTGWAAAFSTPYKMFKRYSEYAGGTCDPLVISWPKGIKAKGEMRNQYHHSTDIVPTILEICGLEMPKVHNGVGQYPLSGVSMKYSFDAKPDAPTEKHIQYYAMLGSRAIWKDGWKAVAVHAPLTGKGHFDKDQWELYNTNVDRSESTNLAAKNPDKLKELIAAWMDEADKNLVLPLDDRTAIEIIGLERPSEEAPREKYIYYPGTSAVPEGVAVNVRGRSFKIIGDVEIKDANASGVIFAHGSRFGGHALFIKDKKLNYVYNFLGIQPEQRFVSSTELKPGKYTLGMEFIREKTGELGEQIGKMKLYINDQVVAEGPMKTQPGKFTLSGDGLCVGFDSGDAVSKEYKTPGTFKGGTIQGVGVSIGKENFTDLQKEAKSKMRD
- a CDS encoding murein L,D-transpeptidase, translated to MNKLYLFIVLLTLLSCKKQPIINFDTFKISNSDTKEGEIIDIDTELLSPYKSKSLVDFYNSRNNQTVWQSEKNRKTILETIKNCETEGLNPSDYNISKLQELEKKFIDLDESERVNYDLLLTYNFQKYLTHLRNGKLNPRELYTNWDLNIKPLDTKSILNSALEKDSLVSEIEKCQPKALTYQKLIKALQLINEFPEDKTEPIVSDEKIEPGVSNAAIIILKKKLLYWKDLESNDSITYLYDKETVKAVKKFQIRHGLISDGIIGKTTLIALNFTKEDRKHQIIANLERWRWFTKSFDKNYILINIPNYSLNVVEDQNVVMSKRIVIGKIKRKTPVLTSVLQTVVFNPTWTVPPTILKEDIIPELTKDRNSLNNKGIAIYDYKNNKVDPHKWNEKRPNGYRYVQQPGYYNSLGVVKINFPNHHSVYLHDTNHRNLFERNNRSLSSGCVRIQEPLELVQLLLDNPKQYSKEKIDSIVATKETLFIGIKKRYAIYLWYWTAWSEDNELIFRNDIYNLDADLYTQLRN
- a CDS encoding murein L,D-transpeptidase catalytic domain family protein, translated to MNRYTVVYKSIIASIIVFVLFAFTGNLINTNKNITKKEIVSGLKSNIDTKVEMVYNALQANQFELPKEECFVEALKGFYSLKERGIVKSNVLTLVDFSLSSNAKRLWIIDLSSNIVLFQTLVAHGRNTGEEFANNFSNTPESFKSSLGFYVTGEVYNGKHGISLKLDGLEKGLNDNARNRAVVLHGADYVSESFIKDHKRLGRSQGCPAVPVACVSEIITMIKGQSCLYIYHPSINNSKQNKLVS